The DNA sequence ACGGTGACCTGTCACTAATATGAGCTTTTTGGACGCGTCTAAGAAATCAAACTTCTCAACAAACTGAGTTTGCAATTCTTTATCAGTTTCTAATTTGTTTTTAACCCACAGCAATGCGTCGATGACCGTATTACCAGTAATAACAATGTCAGATTGAGAGACATTTTCTTTGAGCAAGTTTTCTTGAGAAAGTTGAGTCGGGGCAAAATGGTAATTAGTCAACGACCCAGTAAGCTTTCGATTGGCTTCTTCTGGCCAAGGCGAATAAATATTGCCCGTTCTGAGGCCAGCTTCTACATGGCCAACCTTAATTTGTTGATAAAACGCCGCTAGGGAAGCTGAAAACGTTGTAGTGGTATCACCATGAACCAATACTACGTCGGGTTTGAATTCATTCAACACAGGTTTTAACCCTGAAAGTATATTACCTGTGACGTCATACAAGTCTTGGCCGGGCTTCATGATGTTTAGATCAAAATCAGGCTTTATTTCAAATAAGTCCAAAACTTGGTCCAACATTTCTCGGTGCTGTGCAGTTACACATACCTTAGCGTCTAGGCCTTCGGCTTCAGCTAACTTATGGACAAGAGGTGCCATTTTTATGGCTTCTGGACGGGTGCCAAAAACCGTGAGAACTTTTTTCATTTTAGCCCTAAATTTTCCCTAAATTTATCAAGTTATTTTGCCTGACTCTTGTTAAGATTTACAGAGTTTAATTGCAGGCTAATGACCCAAACATCAGTCTTGTATTCATTGAAGCAGATTTCACCGACAAAGGACATAAAAGGAATGTTAAAATTTGGTTTGTCGATACTGGCATGGATGCACTTTTTGAGACTGAAAGAGCACCCATTCGGGATCTTGTATTTTCACCGAGTGTTAAAACAGGCAGAGCCATTTTGTCCTGATGACTGGACCGAAAATCAATTTGAGCAACTCGTCGCAGTACTGAGCAAGCAGTTTAATATCTTACCCATATCAGAAGCACTCGAATTACAACGACGTGATCAATTACCTGCCAAAACCTTGTGTCTTTCTTTCGACGATGGCTATCAAGACAACGCAACACTTGCGGCACCGATATTAGAAAAATACGGAGTCAGAGGTAGCTTTTTTGTTGCGACCGAGGGAACTGAGCGTGGTTATTTATGGAATGATGAATTGGCTTATTTTCTTGGAGAGGGCTTTGTTAACACATCAAAACCTGAGTCAATTGCATTCGAAGGGACAGAGTATAACTTGAAGTCCGTTGAGCATAGATCTGTGGTTTATCTTGATTTAGTCGGCAAGTTGAAAGTCCTGCCAAATAACCAAAGAGATCAAGGGCTCGAGTCGATAAAATCGCAATTGGGCGCCACACAACATCCTCCACGTTGTATGATGACAACTAAGCAATTACAAAGCTTACAGGATAATGGCCATGACATTGGTGCTCATACCCATAGTCATAGCATTTTATCTTATCAGAGCTCAAACACGGCTAGATCTGAAATGACGCAGTCGATCAATTACCTCAATCAGGTATTAGACAAGCCTGTGACTCTATTTGCATATCCAAATGGGTGGGTCGGCCGTGATTTTACGATAGAACATGAGCGACTACTTGAAGAGCTTGGACTTGAATATGGCGTAGCGACCAATGATGGTGGCGTGACGACAAAGACAAGAAAAACCGCAATTCCTCGCTTCATGCCGTACAGAAAACAACTCGATCAATTTTGCCTTTCAGCGATGAAAATAATGGGAGAAACCTAACGGTGGCAACAACCAAGACTTTGTTAATGATTGCATTTGAATTTCCACCGGGAAACGGCGCGTCGGTTCCACGTATCGAAAGCTTTTATCGATACTTAAAGCAGTGGGGATGGAAAGTGGTAGTTCTTACGGCCAACCCGCAAGCCTATGAACGAGTCAACCCTGATTATCAAGATACCGAAGACGATTTGGTATACCGAACGTTTGCTCTTGACGCTCCTAGACACTTGTCGATAAAAGGAAAATATATTGCTGCTAGTGCGACTCCTGACCGTTGGGGGTTGACGTGGATCCCTTCGGCACTAAACAAAGGCCGTCAATTAGTCAAAAAATACCAACCCGATGTGATTTGGTCGTCATCGCCTATCCCAAGTACTCATTTTATTGCCAATAAATTATCTCAAAAGCACGGTATTCCATGGGTTGCAGATTACCGAGATCCGTTTCATTACATGAACGGCTCAGCGGGTCCCAAGCTCGATAAAATCCATAAAAAAATTGATCAAAACACATTAACAAACGCAGATCATTTAACGTTTGCGACCGAGCAAGTCAAAGAATTATATCAGGACAAATACGGTAATTTGGTAACAGACAAAAGCACAGTAATTGAAAACGGCTTCGATGAGGCTAATTTCGCTAAGCTTGAGACACTTACAAACAAATCAACACCGTTTACTAAAGACAAATTCTCTCTGTATTACAGTGGTGTCTTGTATCCTCATGGCCGAGATCCACGTCCTGTATTT is a window from the Psychrosphaera ytuae genome containing:
- the wecB gene encoding non-hydrolyzing UDP-N-acetylglucosamine 2-epimerase, encoding MKKVLTVFGTRPEAIKMAPLVHKLAEAEGLDAKVCVTAQHREMLDQVLDLFEIKPDFDLNIMKPGQDLYDVTGNILSGLKPVLNEFKPDVVLVHGDTTTTFSASLAAFYQQIKVGHVEAGLRTGNIYSPWPEEANRKLTGSLTNYHFAPTQLSQENLLKENVSQSDIVITGNTVIDALLWVKNKLETDKELQTQFVEKFDFLDASKKLILVTGHRRESFGGGFERICAALADIADQRSDVQIVYPMHLNPNVREPVNRLLSKHDNIVLIEPQDYLPFVYLMNQSYLIITDSGGVQEEAPSLGKPVLVMRDTTERPEAIEAGTVKLVGTDTSKIVSETFALLDDDALYQSMARAHNPYGDGQACGRIVDTLLKKL
- a CDS encoding glycosyltransferase — its product is MATTKTLLMIAFEFPPGNGASVPRIESFYRYLKQWGWKVVVLTANPQAYERVNPDYQDTEDDLVYRTFALDAPRHLSIKGKYIAASATPDRWGLTWIPSALNKGRQLVKKYQPDVIWSSSPIPSTHFIANKLSQKHGIPWVADYRDPFHYMNGSAGPKLDKIHKKIDQNTLTNADHLTFATEQVKELYQDKYGNLVTDKSTVIENGFDEANFAKLETLTNKSTPFTKDKFSLYYSGVLYPHGRDPRPVFDTISELSTQGVIGADNFELVFQGAGDGTEFQDYITEKNIESLVSFVEPVPFLNALNNMMHADALLLIQDSRFNKQIPGKIYEYLRTQRPMLVKADPEGATYQVAAGFDKVYNGYNTGELQEALTSLLKLNQSEEIARDVNRFNREAKAKQLLDVINSIN
- a CDS encoding polysaccharide deacetylase family protein, which codes for MLKFGLSILAWMHFLRLKEHPFGILYFHRVLKQAEPFCPDDWTENQFEQLVAVLSKQFNILPISEALELQRRDQLPAKTLCLSFDDGYQDNATLAAPILEKYGVRGSFFVATEGTERGYLWNDELAYFLGEGFVNTSKPESIAFEGTEYNLKSVEHRSVVYLDLVGKLKVLPNNQRDQGLESIKSQLGATQHPPRCMMTTKQLQSLQDNGHDIGAHTHSHSILSYQSSNTARSEMTQSINYLNQVLDKPVTLFAYPNGWVGRDFTIEHERLLEELGLEYGVATNDGGVTTKTRKTAIPRFMPYRKQLDQFCLSAMKIMGET